One stretch of Nocardia mangyaensis DNA includes these proteins:
- a CDS encoding acyl-CoA dehydrogenase family protein produces the protein MSTADIDAESELHGLAELARNFFANTVAPRREEFAEQGFPSREVYRQAGELGLLCMSVPEEYGGGGGTFAHEAVLFTEQVKGGDSSMQLGVHTGIVPHYLLAYASEENKKRWLPELASGEWIGAIAMTEPGTGSDLQNIATKAVKDGDDYLITGAKTFISNGRNCDLLIIAVKTDPNQGAKGVSLVVAEVGDDTPGFERGRLLKKIGQKGQDTTELFFDELRVPQANLLGTAEGQGFVQLMQQLPQERLICGVAAAAAIEAAVDETLAYVKQRNAFGKPLFAMQNTRFEMAECATIAEVVRTFVDSAVEKHLRGALDVKTAAMVKYWTTDQQSQVIDRCVQLHGGYGYMEEYPIARMWADGRIARIYAGANEVMKDLIARFL, from the coding sequence ATGAGCACAGCCGACATCGACGCCGAGTCGGAGCTGCACGGCCTGGCCGAGCTGGCCCGCAACTTCTTCGCGAACACGGTCGCGCCGCGGCGCGAGGAGTTCGCCGAGCAGGGATTCCCCAGCCGTGAGGTCTACCGGCAGGCCGGTGAACTGGGTCTGCTGTGCATGTCCGTGCCCGAGGAATACGGCGGTGGTGGCGGCACCTTCGCCCACGAGGCCGTGCTGTTCACCGAGCAGGTCAAAGGTGGGGACTCCTCGATGCAGCTCGGCGTGCACACCGGCATCGTTCCGCACTACCTGCTGGCGTATGCCTCGGAAGAGAACAAGAAGCGCTGGCTGCCCGAGCTCGCCTCCGGCGAATGGATCGGCGCGATCGCCATGACCGAGCCCGGCACCGGCTCCGACCTGCAGAACATCGCCACCAAGGCGGTCAAGGACGGCGACGACTACCTGATCACCGGCGCCAAGACCTTCATCTCCAACGGGCGCAACTGCGACCTGTTGATCATCGCGGTGAAGACCGACCCGAATCAGGGTGCCAAGGGCGTGTCGCTGGTGGTCGCCGAGGTCGGCGACGACACCCCCGGCTTCGAACGCGGCAGGCTCTTGAAGAAGATCGGCCAGAAGGGCCAGGACACCACCGAGCTGTTCTTCGACGAACTTCGCGTGCCGCAGGCCAATCTGCTCGGCACCGCCGAGGGCCAGGGTTTCGTCCAGCTCATGCAGCAGTTGCCGCAGGAGCGGCTGATCTGCGGTGTCGCCGCCGCGGCCGCGATCGAGGCCGCCGTCGACGAGACCCTGGCATATGTCAAGCAGCGCAACGCTTTCGGCAAACCGCTGTTCGCCATGCAGAACACCCGGTTCGAGATGGCCGAGTGCGCGACGATCGCCGAGGTGGTGCGCACCTTCGTCGACTCCGCCGTGGAGAAGCATCTGCGCGGCGCGCTGGATGTGAAGACCGCCGCGATGGTCAAGTACTGGACCACCGATCAGCAGTCCCAGGTGATCGACCGGTGCGTCCAGCTACACGGCGGCTACGGCTACATGGAGGAGTACCCGATCGCGCGCATGTGGGCCGATGGCCGCATCGCCCGCATCTACGCCGGGGCCAACGAGGTCATGAAGGACCTCATCGCCCGCTTTCTCTGA
- a CDS encoding acetyl-CoA C-acetyltransferase, with amino-acid sequence MTEAFIYEAIRTPRGRGKKTGALHGVKPLDLVVGLIDELKARHPGLDPRLIDDIVLGVVSPVGDQGADIAKTAALAAGLPDTVAGVQLNRFCGSGLEAVNTAAQKVRSGWEQLVIAGGVESMSRVPLGSDGGAWAMDPITNYESYFVPQGIGADLIATIEGFSRADVDAFAVRSQQRAAAAWAGGYFAKSVVPVTDINGAVVLDHDEFMRPDTTVESLAGLTPSFAAMGEMGGFDAVALQRYHHVEKIDHVHHAGNSSGIVDGAALVLVGSAAAGRAAGLTPRARVVASAVSGSDATIMLTGPIPATEKVLALAGLTVDDIDLFELNEAFASVVLNYQKKLAIPDEKLNVNGGAIAMGHPLGATGAMITGTMIDELERRGARRALITLCIGGGMGIATIIERV; translated from the coding sequence ATGACCGAGGCATTCATCTACGAAGCGATCCGCACGCCACGGGGGCGCGGGAAGAAGACCGGCGCGCTGCACGGTGTGAAGCCGCTGGACCTGGTGGTCGGGCTCATCGATGAACTGAAGGCCCGCCATCCCGGCCTGGATCCGCGGCTGATCGATGACATCGTGCTCGGCGTCGTCTCACCGGTGGGCGATCAGGGCGCCGACATCGCCAAGACCGCCGCGCTCGCGGCCGGGCTGCCCGACACTGTCGCCGGGGTGCAGCTCAACCGGTTCTGCGGTTCGGGTCTGGAAGCGGTGAACACCGCGGCACAGAAGGTGCGCTCGGGCTGGGAGCAGTTGGTGATCGCCGGTGGTGTGGAGTCGATGTCGCGGGTTCCGCTCGGGTCCGACGGTGGTGCGTGGGCGATGGACCCGATCACCAACTACGAGTCGTACTTCGTTCCGCAGGGCATCGGCGCCGACTTGATCGCCACCATCGAGGGCTTCTCCCGCGCGGACGTCGACGCGTTCGCGGTGCGCTCCCAGCAGCGGGCGGCCGCGGCCTGGGCCGGCGGCTACTTCGCCAAGTCGGTGGTCCCGGTGACCGACATCAACGGTGCCGTCGTGCTCGATCACGACGAGTTCATGCGGCCCGACACGACCGTGGAAAGCCTTGCCGGACTGACCCCCTCGTTCGCGGCGATGGGGGAGATGGGCGGTTTCGACGCCGTGGCGCTGCAGCGCTATCACCACGTGGAGAAGATCGACCACGTCCACCACGCGGGCAACTCCTCGGGCATCGTCGACGGTGCGGCCTTGGTGCTGGTCGGCAGCGCGGCGGCCGGACGCGCCGCTGGACTGACGCCGCGTGCGCGGGTCGTGGCCTCGGCGGTCAGCGGCAGCGATGCCACGATCATGCTCACCGGTCCGATCCCGGCGACCGAGAAGGTGCTGGCGCTGGCCGGGCTCACCGTCGACGACATCGACTTGTTCGAGCTCAACGAGGCGTTCGCGTCGGTGGTACTCAACTACCAGAAGAAGCTGGCCATCCCGGACGAGAAGCTCAACGTCAACGGTGGCGCCATCGCGATGGGCCATCCGCTGGGCGCCACCGGCGCGATGATCACCGGCACCATGATCGACGAACTGGAACGCCGGGGTGCGCGCCGCGCGCTGATCACGCTGTGCATCGGCGGCGGCATGGGCATCGCCACCATCATCGAGCGCGTCTGA
- a CDS encoding 3-hydroxyacyl-CoA dehydrogenase NAD-binding domain-containing protein has product MTDTTIAWDLGADRVLTLTIDDPSQSTNTMTAAFARDLTATVDRLEAEIDTYDGVILTSGKDTFFAGGDLNLLMNATPATAPEIALGLDTYKAAFRRLERLGKPVVAAINGTALGGGFEVALATHHRIALDAKGTLLGLPEVTFGLLPGAGGVTRTVRLLGVTSAVLNVVGQGQRMKPAKALQVGIVDEVVSTRAELFDKARAWIAANPEAAQPWDVKGYKIPGGTPSSPALAANLPAFPANVRKQLKGAPMPAPVAVLATAVEGAQVDIDTAFAIETRYCTNLICGQVSTNMIKSLFFDLGTINKGGSRPDGFPVRTPGKVLVLGAGMMGAGIAYVQARAGMRVVLKDVTIEAAERGKDYSRKLLDKALRKGAITQGKYDEILGRIHPSADPADAAGCDFVVEAVFEDPGLKKKVFGEIEALVNPDALLGSNTSTLPITDLATGVARPADFIGLHFFSPVDKMPLVEIIVGEQTSDEAIARAIDYTLAIKKTPIVVNDSRGFFTSRVIGQFMDEAIALVAEGVHPASVEQAATQAGYPVGALALADEINMKLAQKIRRSLKENLLAEGRRWVESKAYPLVDAMVDDFDRPGRLEGRGFYDYDADGKKLGLWSGLAEKYTRDDHGIPFIDMQERMLFAESLDTARCFDEGVLRTVPDANIGSIFGIGFPAWTGGVVQYINQYAGGLAGFVARADELRAAYGDRFEVPGSLRAKAAAGETLG; this is encoded by the coding sequence ATGACCGACACCACGATTGCCTGGGATCTCGGCGCCGACCGGGTGCTCACCCTCACCATCGACGACCCGAGCCAGTCCACCAACACCATGACCGCGGCGTTCGCGCGTGACCTCACCGCGACCGTCGACCGGCTCGAAGCCGAGATCGACACCTACGACGGTGTCATCCTCACCTCGGGCAAAGACACCTTCTTCGCCGGTGGCGACCTGAATCTGCTGATGAACGCCACCCCTGCGACCGCGCCGGAGATCGCGCTCGGACTCGATACGTACAAGGCCGCGTTCCGCAGGCTGGAGCGACTGGGCAAGCCGGTGGTCGCGGCGATCAACGGCACCGCGCTCGGCGGCGGCTTCGAGGTCGCGCTGGCCACCCATCACCGGATCGCCCTCGACGCCAAGGGAACTCTGCTCGGTCTGCCCGAGGTGACCTTCGGTCTGCTGCCCGGCGCAGGCGGTGTCACCCGCACGGTGCGGCTGCTGGGCGTCACCAGCGCGGTGCTCAACGTCGTGGGCCAGGGTCAGCGGATGAAGCCGGCCAAGGCGTTGCAGGTCGGCATCGTCGACGAGGTGGTGTCGACCCGTGCGGAGCTGTTCGACAAGGCTCGCGCCTGGATCGCGGCGAATCCCGAGGCCGCCCAGCCCTGGGATGTCAAGGGCTACAAGATTCCCGGCGGCACCCCGTCGAGCCCGGCCCTGGCAGCCAACCTGCCCGCCTTCCCCGCGAATGTGCGCAAGCAGCTCAAGGGCGCGCCGATGCCCGCACCTGTCGCGGTGCTGGCCACAGCGGTCGAGGGCGCGCAGGTCGACATCGACACCGCCTTCGCGATCGAGACGCGTTACTGCACGAACCTGATCTGCGGTCAGGTCTCGACCAACATGATCAAATCGCTGTTCTTCGACCTCGGCACGATCAACAAGGGCGGCAGTCGCCCCGACGGATTCCCCGTGCGCACACCGGGGAAGGTCCTCGTGCTCGGTGCCGGAATGATGGGCGCGGGCATCGCGTATGTGCAGGCCCGTGCGGGGATGCGGGTCGTGCTCAAAGATGTGACGATCGAAGCGGCCGAGCGCGGCAAGGACTACTCGCGCAAGCTGCTCGACAAGGCCTTGCGCAAGGGTGCGATCACCCAGGGCAAGTACGACGAGATCCTCGGCCGCATCCACCCCAGCGCCGATCCGGCCGACGCCGCGGGCTGCGACTTCGTCGTCGAGGCGGTGTTCGAGGATCCGGGCCTGAAGAAGAAGGTCTTCGGCGAGATCGAGGCGCTGGTGAACCCGGACGCCCTGCTCGGCTCCAACACCTCCACCCTGCCCATCACCGACCTCGCCACCGGCGTGGCGCGGCCGGCCGACTTCATCGGCCTGCACTTCTTCTCGCCGGTGGACAAGATGCCGCTGGTGGAGATCATCGTCGGCGAGCAGACCAGCGACGAGGCGATCGCGCGCGCCATCGACTACACCCTGGCCATCAAGAAGACCCCGATCGTGGTGAACGACAGCCGCGGCTTCTTCACCAGCCGGGTGATCGGCCAGTTCATGGACGAGGCGATCGCGCTGGTCGCCGAGGGCGTGCACCCGGCCTCGGTCGAACAGGCCGCCACCCAGGCCGGCTACCCCGTGGGCGCGCTGGCATTGGCCGACGAGATCAACATGAAGCTGGCGCAGAAGATCCGGCGCAGCCTGAAGGAGAACCTGCTCGCCGAGGGGCGCCGCTGGGTCGAGTCGAAGGCGTATCCGCTCGTCGACGCCATGGTCGACGACTTCGACCGGCCGGGACGGCTCGAAGGGCGTGGCTTCTACGACTACGACGCCGACGGCAAGAAGCTCGGGCTGTGGTCCGGGCTGGCCGAGAAGTACACCCGGGACGACCACGGCATCCCGTTCATCGATATGCAGGAACGGATGCTGTTCGCCGAATCCCTCGACACCGCACGGTGTTTCGACGAGGGTGTGTTGCGCACCGTGCCGGACGCGAACATCGGGTCCATCTTCGGCATCGGCTTCCCGGCCTGGACCGGCGGTGTCGTGCAGTACATCAACCAGTACGCGGGCGGCCTGGCCGGATTCGTGGCCCGGGCCGACGAACTGCGCGCCGCCTACGGCGACCGCTTCGAGGTACCCGGCTCGCTGCGAGCCAAGGCCGCTGCCGGGGAAACGCTCGGCTGA
- a CDS encoding TetR/AcrR family transcriptional regulator: MTMTHSDIRHLVTPGAGCGAVAPAHDVRGPGLRAHRRRTAMAAAREVFVAHGYHGARMDEISAVAGMSKPTLYSYFPGKLDLYLAVLQHYLDWMVTGVRDALAADVGHRERVHRAVTVYFDFVDEDAGGHVLVFESPVPSEPCVEWRVRNAMNECAVLVGAQLRAAGAAAFTADACAWGLVGASHLAARHWLDAGRPIPKVEAVETVVALCWNGLSAVDQVSSAPTRRSA, encoded by the coding sequence ATGACGATGACGCACAGCGACATCCGACACCTGGTGACCCCGGGTGCCGGATGCGGGGCCGTGGCACCGGCACACGATGTCAGGGGCCCCGGCCTGCGGGCACACCGGCGCCGCACGGCCATGGCGGCGGCCCGCGAGGTGTTCGTCGCCCACGGGTATCACGGCGCGCGGATGGACGAGATCAGCGCAGTGGCCGGGATGAGCAAACCCACGCTCTACAGCTACTTCCCAGGCAAGCTCGACCTGTATCTGGCGGTGCTGCAGCACTATCTGGACTGGATGGTGACCGGCGTCCGGGACGCCCTCGCGGCCGATGTCGGGCACCGGGAACGGGTCCATCGCGCGGTCACGGTGTACTTCGACTTCGTCGACGAGGACGCGGGCGGGCATGTGCTGGTGTTCGAATCGCCCGTGCCGAGTGAACCCTGCGTCGAATGGCGGGTGCGTAACGCGATGAACGAATGCGCGGTCCTGGTCGGTGCGCAGCTGCGGGCCGCCGGTGCGGCGGCGTTCACCGCGGACGCCTGTGCGTGGGGCTTGGTCGGGGCGAGCCATCTCGCCGCCCGCCACTGGCTCGACGCGGGACGGCCGATCCCCAAGGTCGAGGCGGTCGAGACCGTGGTCGCGCTGTGCTGGAACGGCTTGTCCGCCGTTGATCAGGTCAGCTCGGCTCCGACGCGTCGGTCGGCGTGA
- a CDS encoding AI-2E family transporter, with protein MDTDSPDNAPQVSTHTRMPPWLPKAMVLALVFFGLFLLADWAFHRLTGLLIVLVVAFFISLAMEPAVAALVRRGLRRGLATAVVFVATFACVLAFLGALVTLLVETATNLAHETPRLLDEGVAWVNRAFGQRFTVHDLSQRLLHESNLIEEYAHTAANNAWGVSTTVLGGLAQVLTIALFSVYLTAGGPKVRRTVCSLLPPARQQRFLHAWDLAIDKTGGYLYSRVVLAIISAVVHGGFLAILGLPNPIALGVWFGVISAFIPTVGTYLAAILPVFVALTVDPLDAVWIIVFAVAYQWLQDYLLQPRITARTVDVNAAIALLSVLAGGALFGAVGALLAIPATATVQAFLSEYVKHYAVTEDSRIDQTTPRRQRTETAPEHDGPDVTPTDASEPS; from the coding sequence GTGGACACCGACTCCCCGGACAATGCTCCGCAGGTCAGCACCCATACCAGGATGCCGCCATGGCTTCCGAAGGCGATGGTGCTCGCCCTGGTGTTCTTCGGGCTGTTCCTGCTGGCCGACTGGGCGTTCCACCGGCTGACCGGCCTGCTGATCGTCCTGGTGGTCGCCTTCTTCATCTCGCTGGCGATGGAACCGGCGGTCGCGGCGCTGGTACGCCGTGGCCTACGACGTGGTCTGGCCACCGCGGTGGTGTTCGTCGCCACGTTCGCCTGTGTACTGGCCTTTCTCGGCGCACTGGTGACGCTGCTGGTGGAGACCGCGACCAATCTGGCCCACGAGACGCCACGGTTGCTCGACGAGGGCGTCGCCTGGGTCAATCGTGCCTTCGGCCAGCGTTTCACGGTGCACGATCTGAGCCAACGGCTGCTGCACGAATCGAACCTGATCGAGGAGTACGCGCACACCGCGGCCAACAATGCCTGGGGTGTGTCGACGACGGTGCTCGGCGGACTCGCCCAGGTCCTGACGATCGCGTTGTTCAGCGTCTACCTCACCGCGGGCGGGCCGAAGGTGCGACGCACCGTGTGTTCGCTGCTGCCGCCCGCCCGGCAGCAGCGGTTCTTGCACGCGTGGGATCTTGCCATCGACAAGACCGGCGGCTACCTGTACTCACGGGTGGTGCTGGCCATCATCTCCGCGGTCGTGCACGGCGGGTTCCTGGCGATCCTCGGCCTGCCCAACCCGATCGCCCTCGGCGTGTGGTTCGGGGTGATCTCCGCGTTCATCCCCACGGTCGGCACCTACCTCGCCGCCATCCTGCCCGTGTTCGTCGCGCTGACCGTCGATCCGCTCGACGCGGTGTGGATCATCGTGTTCGCGGTGGCCTATCAGTGGCTCCAGGACTATCTGCTGCAACCGCGGATCACCGCGCGCACCGTCGACGTCAACGCCGCCATCGCCCTGCTGTCGGTGCTGGCCGGTGGCGCGCTCTTCGGCGCGGTCGGGGCGCTGCTGGCCATCCCGGCCACCGCGACGGTGCAGGCATTCCTGTCCGAGTACGTCAAACACTATGCAGTGACCGAGGATTCGCGCATCGACCAGACCACCCCGCGCCGCCAACGCACCGAAACGGCACCCGAGCACGACGGACCCGACGTCACGCCGACCGACGCGTCGGAGCCGAGCTGA